The Petrotoga miotherma DSM 10691 genome segment GCGAAATGTCAAAGAATTTTTCGCCATCGTAAAGTTCTGCGGCTACTTTCCATGCTTGACCTATGGACTTAAGATAGTTATCTATATGGTCGGTTGCATTTGAAAGAACCAATCTGTCGATCATTTCAGGATACTTTAAAGCAAACAATTCTGCAATTTGTGCCCCGTAAGAAACCCCCATTAAATTTACCTTTTTTAATCCTAAATGGTCTATCAATTTCTTTAAATCTTCGACATGAACTTCTATAGTATAAGGTTTGTCGGTAATTCTTGCGGATTTTCCTTGATCTCGAGTATCATACGTAATAACTTGGAATTTTTTTTGCCATCTCTCTATATGTGCCATCCAACTTGAAGTACTCATCATAATGCCGTTTAATATAATCACCGGCCTTCCTTTTCCATAAATTTCATAATAGATACCTGGATTCTCCAAATACATACATCTCTCACTCCTTTTTAGATACGTATTCCATGTGTAAGGTAAATTGATAATTCTTTCAAAACTGATTTTATATCTTTAATTCTTTTCAAGAAAATTCTATCTATCCCTGTATAATGGCTTATCCCCATTAGACTGTTAGCTAACAATTTTTTATCTTCTATTTTTGTTCGTTCAAGATTCTCAACATAACCCTTTTCAAATCTGTCATAATAATCATTTGCTGCCTTTTTTACAATAAACTCAGATTCTCTTACGATTTTATAGTATTCAGAATTACTTTCAAAATATTTTAGAAAGAGATAAATCCCCCTTAACTCGTTTTCTGCCCTGTTTAATTGCTTCTTTTGATTGATAGTAAGGAATCTTCTTGTCTTTTTACCAATTATTTTAACTATCTCCTCTAAAAAAGCTTCTTTACTTTCAAAATAAAGATAAAATGTCCCCACTGAATAACCAGCATTCCTTGTGATATCGTGAATATCTGTTTTATAATATCCCTTCGTACCAAATAGTTCAATACCTGAAGATAATAATTTACTTCTGGCGGATTCGCCTTTGAGAATATGGGGGTAAATTACATTTTCATCATCAAATATCAAAGAATAATTTTTTATTTCATTGTAAAAAATCCCATCGGTAATAATCTTTTTAATTTTGGTTTTGTCATAACTTACACCATTAAAAATATACCTTATAATGACAAATCTT includes the following:
- a CDS encoding alpha/beta fold hydrolase, whose product is MYLENPGIYYEIYGKGRPVIILNGIMMSTSSWMAHIERWQKKFQVITYDTRDQGKSARITDKPYTIEVHVEDLKKLIDHLGLKKVNLMGVSYGAQIAELFALKYPEMIDRLVLSNATDHIDNYLKSIGQAWKVAAELYDGEKFFDISLPYIYSRPFYNNNYDWLMNRRKMFKETLTKDWFDGFVRLASSNEIFDIRNEISNITAKTLFISGEEDIITPKSHIIEMNKKVKNSLLANLENTGHALFFEKFEEFCLLVEAFFNYD
- a CDS encoding TetR/AcrR family transcriptional regulator, whose translation is MDKAKNKSYIKLMTAARDLFSEKWYETVSVVEICRRARLSNGVFYRYFKNKEDIFFKLLNEIVIYYEEGFSTISGKSFEDRMDKFLDTIVKSGVGDYKKDILIYREGQYRYPKYEQHLRDLYGKGVSLVLLRETSQAEQLFISGIARFVIIRYIFNGVSYDKTKIKKIITDGIFYNEIKNYSLIFDDENVIYPHILKGESARSKLLSSGIELFGTKGYYKTDIHDITRNAGYSVGTFYLYFESKEAFLEEIVKIIGKKTRRFLTINQKKQLNRAENELRGIYLFLKYFESNSEYYKIVRESEFIVKKAANDYYDRFEKGYVENLERTKIEDKKLLANSLMGISHYTGIDRIFLKRIKDIKSVLKELSIYLTHGIRI